TTTTGTAgacattgaaaaaaaaaacaaactgcaATGTTTATTTCATCAGACAAAATATTTTCTGAAACTGTTTTTCCTGAGAAACTACCAATTCTAGAGCTGCATTTACATTCTATATTTGTGAAGTCTAAAATTGTAAGTTGAATGTACTGATTGAATATTTCATTTTTCCCTTCACTACAGGTTCTATTCCAGTTGTTGTTGGTGCTCCGAATGTTCAGGAGTTTTCTCCAGGAGAAGGCGCGATATTACATATTAAGGAGCTTGATGATGTTGCTTCAGTTGCTAAGACAATGAAAAATATTGCTTCAAATCCTGATGCCTTCAATCAATCTTTGAGGTAAATGCCCTGCTAAGCATTGCAGTCATGGTGATATCTGGGCTGTTATATATTGCTTTACATCTGGAATGAATCAGGCATTATGTGTTTCTTTTTTAGTTTAATTCGACTCCATAAGGAGTTGCCTGTATTACGTTATCAACTTTCTTTTTTATTGGTGAACCTGTGCTGCTTTAACCAATTAATTTTTTCCATATCGAGATCAGGTGACAACAAACATTTTAATTATAAAGATGTGACTTCCTGAGGAACTGAATCACCATGCAATTTAAGAGTTTTCCATCAACAAATCCATTTCTCCTTATGGAGACTATTGGAGAGGGTGTAGTGTGGCTCTGTTACTTGGTAGTAAAGCTCACCATGTAATTTTTGCCTCTTGACGTTTTGACACTGCCAAAGCATGAAACCTACCAACTATAACTAAAATCATGGGCAAACTGCTTCAGTTAGGCTCCAGGTTGCAACTGACAGACTCAGCTTGTTGATGATGTTGTCGATAGGTTATCTATTTTTAGGAAACTGATGCACATATGACGTTTTACATATGATCCATCGTACGTACACTGCGCCTGCATATTTCCCTTGTGCCTGGGCCTATATGATGAAAAACGGGCACACTGACTGGGACAGAACTGTGAGGTTCTCTAGCACTTGTGGAGCACAATGTTCTACTGTGAGCCTCTACTGGGATTAGATTTGACAAGACTCTAAATTATCTGCTTGCATCAGTTATTTGGTGCATAACTTTCTTGACTCGTGCAATTTAGGTGTCTTGGTTTACTATATGATGGTGTCGTTGAGTGTTCTTCAAAAGTGAACAAAACTACAGAAACATGTAGATTTGATCCTAGTTATATATTGATGAAGGATTAAAATATTTCTGTGCAGTTTTGTCAAAGATCATCTAGCAGCCATTATCATAGCATCTATGAAAGAGTCAACATATCTCATTCCATGTTTGCATCTGTAGGTGGAAGTATGATGGTCCGTCTGATTCTTTCAAAGCACTTATCGACATGGCAGCGGTTCATTCATCTTGTCGGCTTTGCATACATATTGCTACAAAGATTCATGAAAAGGAGGAAAGGACTCCAAAATTTACAAATCGTCCTTGTAGCTGTTCCAGCAAGAAGGGTACAGTCTACCACTTATTTGTCCGAGAGAGAGGACAGTTTCAGTCGGAGAGCATTTTTCTGAGGTATGGAAGTTTTACTGTTGTGCTCACCCTTAATTACTTTTGAGATATGAAAGCTACAAAATCCTTGAACTAGAAAAAGAATTAAGGAATACTAAAGATCTACATAGGTTATATTGGTGAGTCTAGATAGAAAAAGCAAATACAAGTGTGAGTGACAATCTTCATTGCATCTCTAGCTGCATGTACATCTTTAAACATGCTTCCAATCCATGCTACGTGCAGATCTGGCCAGTTAACTCTGGGGGCTTTGGAGTCTGCAGTGCTTGCTAAATTTAGGTCCCTCAACCACGTTCCTGTATGGAAGGACGAAAGACCACCGAGTATTAGAGGTGGGGACGATCTGAAGGTATACAGGATTTACCCGGTCGGCCTAACACAACGCCAGGCGTTATACCGTTTCAGGTTTAGAGACGATTCTGAACTTGAGCAATACATCAAAGACCACCCCTGTGCAAAGCTTGAAGTAATTTTTGTATAACCATGCTGTAGGCATACTTATTTCCCCCCATTCTTACCAAACTTCACGGTCCGAGTTTCAGCCGTGCTGTAATCTAGGGTGTTTTGTGTAGCCGTGAAACTGATGCTCGTACAGATCCTCAACCGGGTGTAAATTTTTCATCGACAGTCAACAGCTGTTCCTACCTTCAGGAACAACCGCAAAGGAATTGACACGTTTCTGCGAAACATTCGTGTCAAGGCTCGTAAATCTTTCGCTGCTCCAAGTTGTATTCGATCTCTTCAAGCGCTAACCGTGCTACTCTGCTATTAGGGTACGACATCGACGCCGCACCTTCAACTACCTGGACCTGCTGGACGCCTGGATCCCTTGCATTTTTCCACTGTACCACCAAGGCACCAAAGCCATTATGTTCAGTTAACTAAACTACCTACCTCGGTGCGGTTGTGCATGCTGGAGCTGGAAATCCTGAAAACCGTATGGAAAACTGGCCTGCCGTGCCATCTGTAAGCTCAGGGCATCGCCATCTTACAGCCTTACACTGTTACACTCACAGTGAGTAGCATGGTCTGATGGGCATATGCTGCGGTCTGCGGATGCCTTAGCTGGCCCTGGAGCCCAGCGGCGACcccttctttcccttctttcACAGGTCAGGTCGAGGTCGGGGTCAGTCACACTCACACCGAGCCCTCCAACCGCACAGGAGGCACGCGATACAAAGCTCCACGTGTCGAGCCCCGCCCCTCCCGCTCAAGATCTCCTAGGTTGACGAAAGACAAGATTCCGCGGCCGCCGGGGCCGGCCTGGCCCAGCCAGCACCGCCGGCATGATTGGTTGGTTCCCTTTTCCCTCGTGATTTCAGctcagcagctgctgctgccaccgctGCTTTCTCGCAGCCAGCGTCGCTCTACAGTGTGCAGCAGCGTCCACGTCCACCGGGTCCAGATCACCGGATGCAAAAGGAAACGACCGAGAACGGAGCGCGGATTCAGCGGGGAATCACTACCGTTCTTGAGCAGGGTCCGTGTACTTTGTTTCGTTGGTTGGGGAAGGCGAGCGAGACCTTGATGGCTGCGAAAGGGCAAGGCGAGCTAATGCCTTGGTGACGCGCGTGCCGTTGTCGCCCGTGTCCCTacgctgcctgcctgcctgcctgccgcggTGGTCACCAGTTCACCACTGACTCGGTGCTGGTACTTGCTCGTTTAGCTGGACTCCAACACTGGTCTCGAGCCAACCCCACGAGATCAACTGGATGCCAACTCACCCGATCAAAATCAGTGACCGAACTGCGGAACTGGAGCAGCGGTTGCCGGTTGGCACCATCGGCGGGGCACGGCACGGTGGCCCGTGTTTCCTTTCTCCGTGAGCAGAGCACGTCGGGTCAGTACGGGACGAGCTGGTACGACGGGGGCACGTGGCGTCGTGGCGACCTAGCCGTGAGTCCGTGACAGTGCGCAGGCGCGcacggccgccggccgcacccgcTGAAGAGTCATCTCGTCCTCCATCCCGAGAACAGCGCGATAATTGCTTCTCGTGGGGGACGTTTTGTACTTTCGCGTACAACCACGTATGATTTCGCCGGGGATCGCAGGGTGGCCTCGACACGTATATGGCAAACTATTCTCTGCACTCTGAAAGGATGCGCTACAGACCTACAGAGAACTCAACATCAggtgaaagaaagaaagctacGATCGCTCGCGCTGCAACGATCTCTGAAGCTTGGCAGCGAGGACGGGTGGGTGCCCTGGCTCCCTTTTCCCCGAAAAGGAGCCGCTGCTTTGGCTGGCGCTGGGGCTGGGATACGATACGACGATCCACTCGGGGATGCGGTCCGATCCTCTGCTGCTCTGCTAGGCGCTGGATTCTGTGCAACCTGGACTGGAGCAAACAAGGGGAGAGACTTGTCGTCCAGACACTAGTGCTGTAGACTGTAGTAGTGCGCTGCCAGATCCAGATGTGTACCGCCACGTACCGACCCGTGGAGGAGCCCTTTTAGCCTTTTAGCTCTGTTTTTACTCTTTTTATGCTGGACGCGCCGTTTCCTTTTCCATTTCTGTTCGTATGGTCATGTGGTGTCGCGTGCACTCTTGCCTGCATTGCCTCGTTGCCTGCATCTGTGTCATGTGAGCGTGTGACGATGAAGAAAGGGTATAGGTAGAGTGAGCTGGATACATGGTTATCTGAATGAAATCAGGGCGGTGTAAAGCACCGGGTTTGTTTTTGTTGCGAATGCAGCCAGGCCTTCCGTCCCTCCAAAGCCTCGGGTTGTCGTGTGACCCTCTCCTGCTCTCCTGCTNNNNNNNNNNNNNNNNNNNNNNNNNNNNNNNNNNNNNNNNNNNNNNNNNNNNNNNNNNNNNNNNNNNNNNNNNNNNNNNNNNNNNNNNNNNNNNNNNNNNtttgggggggggggggggggcggcgccggtgcgATGTGATCTGCGCAGTCGATCGACGGACGGGCGGACCCATGGCCAGGCCACATGTCAGCGTCTCGACGACAGCCTCGCAGTCGCAGGCActacggggtgtttggatacaccccgctaaagtttagcacctgtcacatcggatggtTGGATGCTAAttgggagtattaaacataggctaattacaaaactaattgcacagatggagtctaattcgcgagacgaatctattaagcctaattagttcatgatttgacaatgtggtgctacagtaaccatttgctaatgatggattaattaggcttaatagattcgtctcgcgaattagcaaagggttctgcaattagttttataattagctcatgtttagtcctctaattagcatccgaacatccgatgtgacactgctaaagttttgCGGTCTGAAAGAGTGGCGACGTCACTGCAGCGCAGCATGACACATTGGCAGTTTTTGACACCAACACCGCTTTATTCTTATACTCTGGTTGCAGTAGCATCAGAGCATGCCAATGGCGCCCAAGGCGAGCTTTAGCTTATTCCCCCGGGCGACCTGCCTGACACTAGACCACACGGTGTCCTACTGTCCTCTACTAGCTACTGACACAGTGACACTGCTGATGATGATACACTGTCATCCTCCCAATGATTGACCAGCTATTACAATAActgatccaatccaacacacGCCGGGGACGACGACCAGCAGTAGTAGCCCATCAGTATCCGACACGGAAAGAAAgggtagctgctgctgctgccacctcaggcggccgcggccggcgcgcggcggccgtagtcctcggccgcgccggcggtcGTCGCCCGCAGCAGCCTCGCCCGGAGGCCGCGCTTCGGCACGGGGAAGGGGCTGTAGGTCACGTCGTCGCTCGACCCGATCACCTGCCACCTGCCAAGCCATCACAAGCCACCCCGCGTCAGCGTCGTTGGTGCTGGTAGAATCAACAAACAAACAATTGCCGAGAAGTACGAGGAAAATGCGTGAAAAGTGACGCGGTGCCCGAGGCGAGGGCCGAGCGGCGTCTGGCTCCGGACCACGGGCCGGTGCGCGCGCCCGAGGGAGCACGCGACACATGGCAGATCCGGGCGGCCGGGTCCCCGCCAGTGGGGGGACGGGTGCTGACACGTACCTGTAGTTGGTGACGAGGCGGTGGACGAGGACGACCATCTCGAGCTTGGCCAGGTCGTTCCCGGGGCACGCGTGCACGCCGCTCCCGAACGGCAGGAACGTGCCGGGCTTGGGCGCCACCTGCAGTGGACGCGACGAACCAGACGCGCGGGTCAGTACAAAGGATTATTCGGATCCCAGCTAGGCCACTAATGATGCTCCAAAGAAATCTGTCTGATCTGCTGCTGACTCTAGACTTGTTCTCTCTCTCAACCTATCCTAGAGTGTGCCAACAAGTGTTGCGTGCGTGTTGGTGAGTAATGCTTTTGTCGCTGCGCTGTGCACGAACAATATAATTCCAAGCTAGGGCTAGGGATGTCGCTGATGCATGAGTTCTCCCTCTCAGCTGCAGGCCTGGCCGGGTGATTGGCCAGCTGCCGTTTAACGGGTCTCCTGCTGCCTGCGGTACTACTCCAGAGAGCGATAGAGTCAACAATGACTGTGCAGCCGGTAGTGAAAGTAATTGCTGTCCTTGACTTTGGGTTCTCTGATACCGATTGCAGCAGCTGATAGCAATGGCTAGCTGCAAACCTATTGCGACTCGATCGATCGGCGCTCATGTAACGTTGATGTCAAGGTTATGCAATCATCTACTGGAAGGGTCGATGTCAATTAATGTAGATCAGGTAGGCCTCATGCATTACCATGAACCGAGAAGGGTCGAACTTCTGTGGATCCTGGAAGAACTCCGGGCTGTGGTGGATGTTCCTGAACAGCGGCATCACCTTCCACCCCTTGGGGATCAGGAACCCTGCGAACACAAACCCAGCGCCACCTGTCAGTCCAGTCTCAGTCGGAGTAAATTTAGAGGCGGAAACACGACGGCTCATCATCGAGCTTTAGGGATTAAAAGCCGCGACTTAATCCTCGTAACAATGTCCCCCAAACGGCCAAACCGAACCATGCGCGCACGCCATCATCGCCGGCCGCTTTCCCTGTCTCATTGATTCCTGCAGTAATGCTGCGTACAGGGATGGAGTGGAGCAGCGGCACGCCGGTGCCGTCCGGGAAGGGCAGCCGCGCGCGGCCGAGACGACCGGCCGCCTGGCCGGCCGATGGCTGATCGCTCGTCAGATATTAGTCGGAACGAGAGGGCGCGGGCGCGCTGCCGTGTTTTGAGGTGAAGAACGGACCGTCCCCGCGTGGGCCGACGGCCGAAATCAACGCTTGGATGCGCTCGTGTTCATACAAACAGCACAGCCGAGGGAATCAGATCAGCTCAGCTGCGCCTCACAAAATTGTCTCCTTTGGAGGACTAatgtctctccctctctttaATGTTCTGAGGCTTATGTGTGAGACGACGATGAAGCCAGTTGGATCTCTCCATGTCTGGTCTGGCATGTGCTGAGGTAGGCTTGACTCGACATGTACTGGGTACTCCATGTGTGGAAGATTTTATTGGGAATTTCCTTTATTAATCCCTCGTGAGTTTTTgccatccacccccttttagAATGTTTATGCAATCTTGGTCATTTTTGTACTTGTTAGGGATACACTACAAAAAGTCTGTAAAAGTAAAACCATGTTTCAGAGTAGGATGCTTCAAAATAACTTTTCTACCATTGCCACATGTCACATGTTGTTCATGATTCTACAGCGGTGCTTATCTTGCATGCCTCTTTTCATAAAAACGTGACTTTTCTTCCCAGGTTCCCAACTTTTTATCTCTTCTCTGGAGGGCCATATCCTTGGGTGCACTCATGCATCGTGGGTGTCTAAAAGGATCCATCTGTACAACAACTGGCTAAAGGACTGAGCTTTGCTGGTACACTGCCGCTGCACGCTTAAGCCAGGGGCGAGGTCCATGTTCTACACGTGCGTGCCTTTGCATTCTGATCGTGTAACGTACCTTCATAGTCCACGTCCTCGACGGCCTCCCTGAACGCGAAGGTGATGATGCTCGCCAACCTCAGGCTCTCCAAGATAACCTGGTCGGATCGATCGAACAAGATTCACAAGTTATAACAAGAAGCACGACGAACACCTCATGGAAGGTAGCTGAAACAAGTGCATAGTTCCAAATGGAAGCCAACTCCTCTGCGACAGAGACGTGTTCAAGGCAGGGTAGCAGCGGTGTGCACGTCAGGCGGCGTACCAGGTTCGTGATCGGCATCGTCCTCGTCTGCGCCCACGTCAGCGGCAGCCTCCCGCCGTCGTTCTCCTCGTAGACCGCCATCTGCTCCGCCTGCGGATCGACACGCCGGCCGGGGGGCCAGGACACGGGTGACGACGATGGTTAGAACCGAAACACCGGCGGTTGGGTCGGGTGCGACGTCATGTCCAGTCAGTCCCGATCATAGATTCCCTAGCAATTTGTACCGTGAACTGGGAGGGATCGGCGCCGGTGAGCTCACCTTGACGGCTTCCAGAAGCTTCGGGTTGTCGTGGAGGTACTTGAGGATCCAGGTGAGGACGCTGGCCGTCGTGTCCTGCGCCGCGAACAGCACGCCGAGGACGTTGTCGGCGACCTGGTCGTCCGAGAGCGCcgtgccgccgtcgtcgcggtaCCGCATGAGGGTGCCCAGGAGGTCGTCGCCGAGGTCCCCCAGCGCCCGCCGCTCCGACAGGATGCCGCTCAGGATCGCCCCCAGCCGCTGCCTCGCCTGAGAATGCACGCGCCCATGCATCGGACAGAGCAAGTTGGTTGGTGTTGGTGACATTGTGAAGAAGGTAGGAAACCGAACGAGCGCCATTGATTTGGAGGAGAAAGAATTGTCTCCTTTGTACCTTGATGGCCTGGCTGTAGCGGGTCCAGGGGACGACGGGGATGGGGAAGCTGTTGTAGCCATTCTCCACGATGAAGTAGTTCCTCCTCAGCTCCTCCTTCACGTGCTCGGCCACCCGCCGGCCGAAGATGGTGACGACGCCGACGTCGAACGTGAGCTGAAAGAAAAGCCAAGGAGACCACCAAGTTAGCAGAACACGTACCACGCGTACAATGGAAGAGGAACGAAGGCCGACCGGCACGACACGCACCCTCTTCATGGTGTGGAAGGTGCTGGTCTCGCGGCCTTCCCACCAGCGGAGCGTGGATGCGACGGCGGCCTCGACGTCGGGCACCAGGGCGCGGAGCGCGTCGGGGCCGAGCCACCCCTGGACGGCGCGGCGCATGCGGAGGTGGTAGTCGCCCTGGTGGAAGAATAGCGCCTGCGGCCCGATCATGCGCTCCTTGCTCGGCGGGTACGTCGGCCTGAACAGGTGCGCACGGGAGACCAGCACCATGCGTGCCGCCTCCGGGCTCGCCAAGACCACGCACGGGCAGCCCAGAACGTGCGTCTTGAACACCTCGCCATACCTGCACCGCACGCATTTGCAAGTTACGGATCATTTCTGCAATGGCAGCTAGGCAATCGGCCGGGCAGTAGTTAGTTACCTCTTCAGCCTGGCGGCGAAGAAGATATTGGGGTTCTGGGAGTAGAGTTGCAGGGTCTCGCCGAGGTACGGCAAGCCCAGAGAGCCCGGGGGCAGCTTGAGCCCCTGCGTCTGGGGGCTTCCGCttcggccggcggcgcctcccctCCGGCGCCTGCTCGCGTCGAGCAGCACCAGCACGGCGAGTGCGACGACGTAGACGCAAGCTACAGCGAGGAAGAAAGCCATGCGTGGCCTTCCCCTACGCTGCAGCTTCTAAGAGTAAGAGGAGTGATCCTCTCAAGATAAATCACACGGGAGGCTAGGCTAGTGCCCCCGCTGTACTTCCCTTTCGTATCCGAGTGTGATTTGCGCCAGTGGCGCGGTGGTGTTAAGGCGAGAGGGGCACGAGGGAAGCGATCTTGAGAGAATCTTCTCCCGAATGGTGAGTGGTGGAGGGATCCACATGTGTGGTATTTATAGGGCCGGGAGGCACAAGGGGAGAGTTGTCGATGTAATGTAAATGGCGTCCATTGACGGCATGTATGCTCTGATTACAATTTCAAAAATCTTTTGGGGAGGGGGAGAAAATAAACAAGCAAAGAAGAGGACAAACGAGGCATGTATCATTGGGGTTATTTAGTTCCTATACGTGGTCATTTTTGATTTTAAGAATAGAGGTAATCTTCGGTTTATGCAcaaaacatatatatacataacttATTAAATTGTTTTCTGTTCATATAGAAAGCTTTATAATACACCAAGATCTTTAAAATGAATAACCCCGAGTAGAGAAATTATTATACTTCACGAAAGCCTCTCTACATCTGATATTTTCCTATCATCTCTCTTCTTTAGATTTGAAGTGTTTGAATCCAATTTTTTCGTATCATCTCTCTTCTTTAGATTTGAAGTGTTTTATGGGCTTCAGCGAGAAAGCAACTTCATTTTTACATGTTTCTCTCACGATCTATTCCGATTAGGAGTTGGGGTTATATATGAGGTTTGGGCTTCAACGAAATTTTCTTTATTCTTCAAACTTAGAAGAAGGGTGGGGAAGGAAGCCTAGTCTGGCGATGAAGTTGGCTGGTGGGCAATAGGCGAAAATGGTGAGGCGCTGCTGGTTAGGGAGGTGAAGGATAATTGGTCGCTAGGGTTTGGACGGGTGTGTCAAGTTGATATACCAACGAAGCTGTGGtagtgggaggaggaggtggacctgGCAGCTCTACCACCAGGGACAGGAGCAGGATGGCGGGGCAGGGGAGTCATACAAAGGAGCAATAAGAGGAGTGGAAAAGAGGGAAGTTGGAGAAAGAAGACCATGCAAGAAGATGATGCCCTAATGGTGAGATCAAAATCTAACGGTCGAAAAAAAAATCCGGATGTGTAGAGAGGAATAAAAATGCCTTGACACCCTTGTATAAACTAAAAGGACACACTGCGTAAGGCCTAGCTGGTGAGAAACTAAAAGACATCTGTCACGCGTATTTCATGGAGCCTCTATAAATATCCACTCTCACCTGCTGGTGGAAACTTTAAGGCATCTATCACGAGTATTTCACGGATTGCGTTCTCTACCTAATAACCTCTATAAATGTCTGCTCTCACATGCTACCTTCACATTGTCCACACGCCATCACACTTTTGTTGCTATGAAGAccctcctctccccctctccctctccccatGCCCATTCACACCACTCCTCGACCTTAATCACCCCAATTGTCCCCTCCCCGCGTGATCTCCTTCAATATGGCAAAGGAGCAAGGACTAGTGGAGGCGTCATGGTATGGCTAATCCAAAGAAAGGTGGTGGAGTGGTTAGTAAGATCAGTTTACCAAGCATTCATGGCATAAGATGTGAGGCCATGGACAAGGATTTGAACATTGGAGGTCACAATATGATGGTATCGATTGCAATGATAGTGTCCACCGGATCTACCAGGTTTTGTTCTTACTACTCGTTATTTTTCATCATCTTAAAAATTGGGCTTTTGGGTATTTAGATGCTCAGTAGTGTATGGTCATAGAGATTAGGCCTATCTGGTGAGACTAGGTGGCTACTtactgtcacacccggttttaaaacaaaaccaagtgctacatatatgtatgccaggatctagtttcatacatatagtgacatcattagtgaataattGCAACAGTATCACGCAAAGAACAAGAGAGTGTATCAGAGATTTatgcttaatcctggaaacgaaggctccaaactttaTAGGCAATCGATTGGAggctgcgtacgcctagaactcagcatcatcttcagaaaacttcacacacttTTTTCTTCTAAgaagcagtaagcaagggtgagtacacttatggttggtactcagcaaggccacaagaaataactagAATAATGATTCAAgttcatcttcaagtttattaatcatgtgagggtccaggtcactcttgaccatgagcacggTTGATATATTAATTTTACACtttacagaggttgtacactttcaccaagtcacgtaaaagtttagaagaactttggacccaaccatattgtgcaaaagtaggcacttatcacactaccgaggtgtgactgcatagggacgttACGAgtcctttacaaagattccctagtaagtggtaatcctctaaggtttcaggtcgaagcagagcataaacctctctcaagactgtgaagctaccatagagcagatcaacCTAAGGGCCgggctataccccatcaacgcttcccctcttgccctttcggtaagattaccccaggcTAGagtctaattaattagccaagaccagagctatgtagttcttgtggttgcactattttcctgggtggtcactctatgttccaattaatgcatggtattcttgtaaataagcatagatagaaggataattagggacacttgcctttctccaatgaaaagttactcttactgctcatcagctcttgctctcttgaaactcttaatcttgaAAGCAAACGAACAACGATCcctctactcgaagcaatcatcgGGCTCAaccatacaagcaaacaaacaagtacaactaagaacaatataccaatcaaagaaaagctttaaaagagcatactaaaggatagggctcgattctaggaACGCTTGAACCTAAGAAACGGAACATTAGGAatggaactatggttgaaaagacaaAGCTATCAAGaggtttgaattataaaagaaataaaaagactatatgcttggttcattttaattaaataaaatgcacataggttatttcagagaaataccctaTTTGGAATTAAGAGAAAGTATATTTGAACATTGAAAATGTGGTAaacttaatcatattttatttgtaaatattcaagtGTAAGTTATGCTAGTTTAACAATTAACTTTAGAAACACAGAACATGTATAAGACATCTAATcgaataactttgtatttcgTGTTTAACTAAACATATTAATATTGAAAAAAGCATTAATATCATTAAGCATATAAACTTTATTCATGAAAACCGATGTATAACACTAGGTATATTTTATATAGAAAAGCCACATATAAATAGGAATTAATCAATTAAATATTAGTTTATGAAAACCAAGGTAGAACCTAATCAACTTTTattagaaaactaattgaataagaATTAGTCAAGTTCACATTTAACTTTGAAGTAAAAAGGGTAATACACACTACTAACGCATAAGGTAAGGTTAaactgtaacaccctaatttcatCATTTGCAAGTTAATAAAAATTGATTAGAATTTCTCTAGAATTTGTTTGAGTTAATTTAAAGCCTTAAGGTTTCTTtgtgaatttattaggcattaaaatctttttctaaaattaacttAATGAGCCATAGGTttatgtgtgttgcattcatgctggttgCATTTCTTATTCCTTGAGTGTGAAAAAGTTTAAAAAATGCGTTCAGATGATGATTAGGTTCCTCTAAGAATTTTCcagttttttctaaaatttattctcatttttctagatCTTAATCCAATTTTGGATGGTTCTACAAGTATTTCCaagagctccaagtattttatttgggttcCACGTTTTCCAAATCATCTCCAACAATTTTCCTAAATTGTTTGGAGTTTTTAAAGTATTTTTTGTAATTTAATTACAATTTCTAGattttctggaattgttttcgaATGTGAAATTAATCCTGAAAttagaaaaaggaggaaaataaaCCGGACTCCATCCCGGTCTATAAATACTTTCCGGTGATCTCCTTGACATCCTTGTTTCAACACCGCAAACCCCACCTTGTTTCGACAACCCTAACTCCCACAGTTCGACGCCGAACATATCAATGTGTTAAACTCTAGCGAACTTCCCGGTGAGCAAATCTGGCAAAATTGTCAGTCCTCGGCCGAAGGTGAGCGCTCCATCGCAGTCGTCTCATCGTCCTTGTTCCGTTTTGTTGTTCAAGCGCTTGTTTGGAGGCCATTTCTAGCTAATCCCCTTTTCcactctctttctctctcctgttCGTAGCATGGTCCATGGCCAGCATGGCtcgagctcctgctcgcccgGCACCCCCTCCtgcgcagccaccgccgccccttCGTGCCTCCTACGCCGCGCGCCGAGCTACCCCGCGCGCCCGAGCTACCCCTGTGTGCTGCTGCCCTGTCCCATGCCTGCATGCCACACTGCcgcctagcgccgccgccttggCCCGACCACCACCGAAGGTCATCAACCACCAACCGAGATGCAGCCTGGAGGTTGAAGATGGTGACTTTGCATTTTAGCCttcgaagaaaaaggaaacCTTGATTTAAATGTTTGTGTCTTGT
The genomic region above belongs to Setaria italica strain Yugu1 chromosome VI, Setaria_italica_v2.0, whole genome shotgun sequence and contains:
- the LOC101777633 gene encoding abscisic acid 8'-hydroxylase 3; protein product: MAFFLAVACVYVVALAVLVLLDASRRRRGGAAGRSGSPQTQGLKLPPGSLGLPYLGETLQLYSQNPNIFFAARLKRYGEVFKTHVLGCPCVVLASPEAARMVLVSRAHLFRPTYPPSKERMIGPQALFFHQGDYHLRMRRAVQGWLGPDALRALVPDVEAAVASTLRWWEGRETSTFHTMKRLTFDVGVVTIFGRRVAEHVKEELRRNYFIVENGYNSFPIPVVPWTRYSQAIKARQRLGAILSGILSERRALGDLGDDLLGTLMRYRDDGGTALSDDQVADNVLGVLFAAQDTTASVLTWILKYLHDNPKLLEAVKAEQMAVYEENDGGRLPLTWAQTRTMPITNLVILESLRLASIITFAFREAVEDVDYEGFLIPKGWKVMPLFRNIHHSPEFFQDPQKFDPSRFMVAPKPGTFLPFGSGVHACPGNDLAKLEMVVLVHRLVTNYRWQVIGSSDDVTYSPFPVPKRGLRARLLRATTAGAAEDYGRRAPAAAA